The Sulfurihydrogenibium sp. YO3AOP1 genome has a window encoding:
- a CDS encoding IS256 family transposase, which yields MDKKEYFEKILDRSTEELVKELFPNGITTQEEKIGIRKLLESVVELIMNQERNFFLENDEDNKANGYYERSLNTGSFKLNINVPRDRKGRFRPQILPDPYKRVNEDYINLLMSLVSNGYSESKIDSTLKSLGLNYSKQHMDKIKKELIERLNDFKTRELPSDAFVLYIDAYHCDIKEKNKIRKASVYVVLGIDLQGNKDIFGFYTFFSSENKADWIKVFNDLIDRGLKRVMLIVSDDFPGITKAIETLFPYTDHQLCLVHLQRNVRNQMDKEDSQVFNKELKNIKENSLDYEDGLEKLDDLCGRFKSKYPSFIKHIQSNKERYLCFLKYPENLRKHIYTTNPVESVNSMIEKVRINLGGYFQSVDILEINLLIQRDNLKNGKWKKPIPAFKGVSYEILQLFNKKFSIQTQNY from the coding sequence TACCGAAGAATTAGTAAAAGAACTTTTCCCAAACGGTATAACAACTCAAGAAGAAAAGATAGGTATAAGAAAGCTTTTAGAATCTGTTGTGGAACTGATTATGAATCAGGAAAGAAATTTCTTCCTTGAAAATGATGAAGACAACAAAGCAAACGGATATTATGAAAGAAGCCTAAATACTGGTTCTTTCAAGCTTAACATAAATGTCCCAAGAGATAGAAAGGGTAGATTTAGACCACAAATATTACCTGACCCTTACAAAAGAGTTAATGAAGATTACATAAACCTTCTTATGAGTTTAGTATCCAATGGATACTCAGAAAGCAAGATAGATTCTACATTAAAAAGCTTGGGCTTAAACTACTCAAAACAACATATGGATAAAATCAAAAAAGAGCTTATAGAAAGACTTAATGATTTTAAAACAAGAGAGCTTCCATCGGATGCATTTGTACTGTATATAGACGCATATCACTGTGATATAAAAGAGAAAAACAAAATCAGAAAGGCTTCTGTCTATGTAGTTCTTGGAATAGATTTACAAGGAAATAAAGATATATTTGGATTTTATACATTTTTCAGTAGTGAAAATAAAGCAGACTGGATAAAAGTATTCAATGATTTAATAGATAGAGGACTAAAAAGGGTAATGCTTATAGTAAGTGATGATTTTCCTGGGATAACAAAAGCCATAGAAACACTATTTCCTTATACAGACCATCAGCTATGTTTAGTCCATTTACAAAGAAACGTTAGAAATCAGATGGATAAAGAAGATTCACAAGTATTTAACAAAGAACTGAAAAACATAAAAGAAAACAGCTTAGATTATGAAGATGGATTAGAAAAATTAGATGATTTATGCGGTAGATTTAAGTCTAAATATCCAAGCTTTATAAAACATATTCAATCTAACAAAGAGAGATACTTATGTTTTTTAAAATATCCAGAAAATCTAAGAAAGCACATATACACAACAAATCCAGTTGAAAGTGTTAATAGCATGATAGAAAAGGTAAGAATAAATTTAGGTGGATATTTTCAATCTGTGGACATTCTTGAGATAAATCTGCTTATACAAAGAGACAATTTAAAGAATGGAAAATGGAAAAAGCCTATACCTGCTTTTAAAGGAGTCTCTTATGAAATTTTACAATTGTTTAATAAAAAGTTTTCAATCCAGACACAAAATTATTGA
- the lpxC gene encoding UDP-3-O-acyl-N-acetylglucosamine deacetylase — MICQFQRTIKKPIIIEGIGLHSGDNVKIKLFPANKNEGINFIKNNVVIPAKIDYAHSFEYSTTLYKDGVSVRTIEHLMAALYFTGIDNVYIELIGEELPILDGSSKGFVERIKEAGIKTLNEEKLYAVLEEPVKVEIEDKFIMAKPSNEIKITYQANYNNDIIGNKSFTYIPYEKESYEGVYTARTYCFLEEVEYLKKNGLAKGGSLENAVVFHNNQVINEEGLRFEDEPVRHKVLDLIGDLYLLGYPLVAEVYSFKGGHRLNAMFVKTLVENSLFTIKPASEVLNFIPNYKEALVG, encoded by the coding sequence ATGATCTGTCAATTTCAAAGAACAATAAAAAAACCAATAATCATTGAGGGAATAGGCTTACACTCAGGAGATAATGTTAAAATAAAACTTTTTCCTGCAAATAAAAATGAAGGAATAAACTTTATTAAAAATAATGTAGTTATACCTGCAAAGATAGATTATGCTCATAGCTTTGAATATTCAACAACTTTATACAAAGACGGCGTTTCAGTTAGGACAATAGAGCATTTAATGGCAGCACTTTATTTTACCGGAATTGATAATGTTTATATTGAGTTAATAGGCGAGGAGTTGCCAATCCTTGATGGAAGCAGCAAAGGTTTTGTTGAAAGGATAAAAGAAGCCGGAATTAAAACACTTAACGAAGAAAAATTGTATGCAGTTTTAGAAGAACCTGTAAAGGTTGAAATAGAAGATAAATTTATTATGGCAAAGCCATCAAATGAAATAAAAATTACATATCAAGCAAACTATAATAATGATATTATCGGAAATAAAAGCTTTACATACATACCTTATGAAAAAGAGTCTTATGAAGGTGTTTATACAGCAAGAACTTATTGCTTTTTAGAAGAAGTAGAGTACTTAAAGAAGAACGGTCTTGCCAAAGGCGGGTCTCTTGAAAATGCTGTTGTTTTTCATAACAATCAGGTAATAAACGAAGAGGGTTTAAGATTTGAAGACGAGCCTGTAAGACATAAAGTATTGGATTTAATCGGTGATTTGTATCTGCTTGGCTATCCTTTGGTTGCAGAAGTTTACTCTTTTAAAGGCGGACACAGATTAAATGCTATGTTTGTAAAAACATTGGTAGAAAACTCACTTTTTACAATTAAACCAGCATCAGAAGTTTTAAATTTTATTCCAAATTATAAAGAGGCTTTGGTAGGTTAA